The nucleotide sequence aaatattgTTAGCACCCAGAGAGATTCAAAATCTTCAGTCTCCCAAAATATGAAGTTACATGAAGTCTTAATAGGCTTCTGTTCCGGTGCATTTGCTACAAACTCTTTAAATCCTTTCTGGGAGTACCCCAGACAACGTGTTTTAGGAATCAGATCTGCATTGAGAAGTAAAGTACTCACTGTGCTCATGCTGTTTTGTGACCTAAAACCACTGCAAGAGTAAGCAGGACAGGCACCAGAGAAGGAATGTCAGAGAAGCTACAGCGATTGATGCCTTAGATTCCTTTAGGTAGCACACTGCTACAAAGCCCTGATTTCCAGAGGTCAGAGAACAATGTTCTTCCAAACCTAccagaagagaagagaggagattACCTATCTGGAATACCTGTTCTCTTAAATACTACCCCTGCTCCAGGATTCCCATCCCTGAGTCACCAGTTTCTGTACCAGTTCAGTACTGGAGCCTCAGACACCTGCAGCTGGGCCAGCAGCCCAGAACAGCCCCTCAGCATcagaaaccttttaaaaaataatctacaCTTACGTGTGTAGCCAGTCAAGAGTTTTTCTCACAAATGTCAGCAAATCACCTTCTGTTCCCACCGGGGATGGAGAAGCTGGACACAACGCAGAGGAGACGGACACTGTGCGTCTGCTTCCCAGCAGAGGATCCATCAACTGACTTAACGTACCCCAGGTCACCTGAGTGCCCTGGGATGGAATCATGGTGGCAACAGTTTGGTGGTGGCAACATTCTATTAACTGTAGCAGAAGCACCCGCATGGTTTCCCAGAATGCTTAGGCTCAGAAGGGGCCTTAAATATCAGCTGGTTCCAatctcctgccatggacagggacaccatCCACCACATCAGGGTGCGCGGGAccctggccagcctggccttccagggacagggcatccacagcttctcttctcctccGTGTTTTTAGTCTGTGGCTGAAAACTCTCATGAGACTGTTTTAACTTTAATCCCCAGTaagtagaaattaaaattaaaacaaaagattttggTGATGGGTTGGGTTTATTTCTAAACTGGTGAAAGTCTAACAATTTATATTCTTATTTAAAGCCTTTGAAGTCTTGAAGTTTTCAGGTGTTCAACTATTCCTCTGCTGAGCACTTTGCAAGAGGATTGGGTAGAGatttgctctgctcctggggatAGCACCTTCCTCTTGAGGCCTGCTCTACTATGAAAGGCAACACAGcaagaaaagtgaaattaaaattcagtttttcttctagCCAGTCTTCCACTGGATCAGCGTTCAAAGGGTTTGGCTGGCgctcctgagagcagcagcaaacccctgccagccctgctggacaCAGGGATGCTCTTCATCCCCTAGTCCTGTGGGTGCTTTTGGGTGTGGGGAGGATGGTGCAAATTCATCAGTGCTGTGGATAGCATATGGATATTTTCAGCTCATACTCTACATGAGGAGGatcatttcttaaaataatttctctgttgaTACAACTGTTGCTTTTAGGTAATTGGCAAAGTGTTGAGTGTTTAAAGATGGATGGGGATaactttctcatttttctcagtCCTGTGGAAATTCAATCAAAGGCTGGTTTGGGTCATCATACTCACACCCTTCATTTGTCATATTCAGTGCCTGGCACGAGGTACTTATTCACATATTAAATACGTATTTGGAGTTGCTCTAGCACCTTAGCACTTTTATTTCAAGCATTAAATCTCCTTTAGGATTTTTATTATCTAAAACTTTGCCCTTTGGACCCAACAATTTTGGAAAGCAGGAGTGTTTAAGCTGAGATGAAGCACAAGTGGATTTACTGGCATATGAAATATCCCATGTGTTAAGGCAGGGAGCCTGTTCACTCACTCTACAGGTACAGCTGAGGTTGGCTGAGTGGACTCAGCCCCACTTGTATTTTGGGGAGAAGTTGGATGGCTTTTAGCAGGAATGTGTCAATGGGGAtaagggaggagggagcagtgaGAAAAAGGAGGGTCAGTTTTTAGTAAGCCAAACATTTGAAGGCTGTCAGGCTTGATCTTCCTCATCACTGCTGGACAATGGCAACAGGGGGCTGGAAGACTTTATTTTTGTAAGGCCCAacacttttaaattaaagtgatgaatattgaaaatattcatCACTTGGTGGTGGGAGGGAGATACAGCTCCTGCCCCTTCTCTGCCCATTGCAGGGAAGCTGAAAAGGCCACATACCTATTTTATTTCCTCCCATGCAGGCCAGCTTTGAAGCAAGGTGTAAGATCTCTGAAACACCCCTTGCCATTCCATTTCATGACAGAAGTTTTTATCTATCAATTTCCCAAACTTAAAAGATTAATTATAGCTAGCAGCCTAAGCTGAACCCAGACTGACTGGCTTGGTATATTAATCACCTGGAGGAATGGCATCAGGATTTTCACATGATGGCTACAGTTTGCCAGGATTTTTTGGCAGGAGaagtttttttccagagaacCTCAGGAAGTGAGAAACCCACATTTCACTGGCCAGGGATTGTCAGCTCTGTACTCTCTCAAGTCAGGGGTACCCTGATGATCAGCGCAAGGCCCATAAAGTAACTCAAGAAGAGTGAATGTAGGTAGGATGCCATACACCCAAGTATCCAACTGCAGGGCAATTGCTCCCCAAAGCAACCCTGCAGACCAGTCCCTCTAAATCCACTATGAGGATGCAGGGAAATAGGCAAGGATTACCAAAAGAGATCCCAAATAGATTATATTTTTTACTAATCTCACTGAGATTTGCATTTCACTCCATGTGTCAAAATGTGCCTTTGCTTGGTTGTGACTTCAGAGCATGTTTCCCAAAATGTTTAGAAGGAAGTGCTGGTGGATGGTCTATTAGAGACTGTTCAGAgtaagtgaaaacatttttgaagcCCCCTGATGGTAGGCAGTACTGTGTGGCttcttctgcagaagaaaaacccagGTAAGTTTCTTATTGCCGGGGCTGCTTTGCACCCTCCTCAATGGCAGTAAGTGCTTCTCTAGGCAATGGATTGAGGCTTCAGGGTATCTTCCATCCTCCAAAAACCTGGATGTGCTCAGGCCCTCTCCAGTTGCCCAGCATTGGCTGCCAGCTTAGGAGCAGGAAGGCTGAGCACTGGGAGGAGGGGTTTTCTGGGGGTGTGCACAGTATTTCAGTCCCTCTCAGTGCCTGGTCTTTGGTGTGGGATGAAAATGGGTCTCACTGAGTAACTACACCAGGTGAGGAAGAAAATCATTACTGTCCTGTAGCTGTGCTCCTTCTCTTTTGAGAggtgctgctttcagctgctcCCTCTGTCTACTTTTGCCCCCTTCTGAAAAACCATGATGCTACAACAGGGAAGGCACCCTTGTCTCTCTGGGCTGCGCCCGCTGCCACCACACTGTGAAAGAATCTGAGAAGAGTTATTTGTGATGGGCACCACCTGCCTCCTCCATGCAGCCAGCACTGAGCTCTGTACCTGAAAGCATACCATTCAAAACGTCATTTGAATGGTTCCTCAAAGCTCCTCATTGGTTTTTAGACTTCtttcaaaaagcatttcagcagttttttgCAACCTCACTGGCCTGAAGAAGCAGTATGTACCCATACTTGCCTGGCCACATGCCCACAATTAGTGCTCATAAGAGTAGCTGGGATTGTTAGGggcaatttattttttgttctgtacCCTCAGAAGGTACATATCACTCTTCACTTGGGTTCACTAACTCACAGGGTGGGATGAAAGACCCTAAATCCCTTCAGCAACAGCCTCTACTGTCCCAGTGTGAAGAAACACATGTAGATTAATCACTGTTTCCcttgattaaaaaacaaagaccAACATATggaacagaagagaaatgtaTATTTATTAAAAGTCTAAATTAAATCTTCAAAaacacacagctcagcaggGCCAAAGAGCAAAGGGTCCCAGAGGAACACCTCCCAGACCTGGTGACTACCTCTAGCCCAGCTGTAAGCTTGCTGTGGGTGTTTGAGCATGAGGGGTGGGCAGTGTCACCCTGCCAACTCCCACTCTGACAGCCCTCATCTGCTCTCCCTTCACTGCAAGGAGAGACCAGCTCCCCGCTTTGCTCCAATACTCTGGGAAAACCCTTTCCTAGGGAAACGCAGTTTTACGTTCAGTGGCCACTCGTGCTATTTGGCAGGTGAGTTTTGgaagagcagagccaggcaccATTGTGGTGCTGAGCAGGGGGCTTGGGATGAGCATCCCAAAATACCATATTATTCCAGATGTAGAGCCAGAGTCACAGCACAAAAATTCCAGGTGCTTTAGCAGCAACTGTGCAAGGAAGTAATGCTGGTTTACAAATGTATGCCATTTATACCTGAACTAGCCAGTTTTATACCTGACCTTGCCATTCAGGCAGGGGTCCCTAGGACCTCGGGGAAACAGTGCGACAAGAGGGCAGCAGTGCCAACGCCAGCATTAGGCAAAGCTGGGCATCATTCAACAGGCACAAAAGACTCCCAGCAACAGGCTTTTTATTCCACTAGATGGTGCCCAGCCCTTGCTTAAGGATGTTGCTTAATCGTTTGGACAAGGGTGTGGTCAGGACTGAGGATGGAGGTACCTGGGCACTAAGCCGGGGCTGCAAACTCCTTAGTTCCAACCCTGCCAGTGGCgagaccccaaaaccaccctCTTAATTTATCAGGCAATCATGCCTAGCCCTAGATCCCCAGAGCACTGCCACAGTCCATCAGTCTTGGGGTGTGATATGCCGTGACAATTCTAGGGGTGAGTCACCCAGCCCAGATGGGCAGCGGCCCTGCAGCACCTTTCAGTCTGAGACAGATGGACCAGCGCAGGAGGTCCGTGAGCCTTTGGGGGTCTTCTGCATGCTGCCCCGAGCCTGGGAAACTGCAGGCAAATCCCTGCCACAGGCTGCCTAAATCTCCatgtccctgcagtgctggcaccaAGCTACACAGAGCAGCTTCCCAGGAGACACTAGGGCCTGATGCCCTGGCGGGGGCATAGTGGGCTCATGTAATTGTTGACCTTTTCTGCTGGAGAGCATGAGCAGTAGCAAAGCAGAGTCCCGAGAGCTGGTGTTAACTGTTAGCACCAGTGAGACACACAGTGTTATCCTGGTCCTGGTGCTCCAGCATGAATCAACCATGTATGATCCCTAAGTACCAAGCTGCCatgagaagctgtggatgtcccatccctggaagtgttgaaggccaggttggatgggactttgagcaacctgatctagtgggtggcatccctgcccatgtcaggggagttggaactagatgatctttatggtcccttccaacccaaaccatcctgtgattctatggcCTGTAACAGGATCTGCCACCTCCCTGTGTGCAGGTGTGCAGAGGGCACACCTGTGGGTACTTCACTGTGGGTACTTCACTGACattgtggctgctcctggctgctcccacctgctccctgcatgggcacagccctggtggTAAGCCCCCCCAGCATGTGCTGAGGCAGCACCCCTCCCCTTGAGGCTTGACACCTCTCCCACTGTGCCGTTCACTCCGGCATGCTGCTGAACATGCCTGTTTTAGCAGCTTCTCGGACAGAAAAAGCAACCTGCAATTGCATAAACAGTGATTAACTTGGGGCATCACTGACACCATGGCTCCAGCATGTCGAAGCCCAGCCTGGTCCACGTGCaggggccagcagcaggaatggtgGTGGCATAGCCAGGGTCTTATGGTGCTCCTGGAAAGACGGTGTGGCCAGGAAATGCACCATCAGGAGGGCGCGATGGGGACTTCTCACTGGATGAGGTGGATGAGCCAAGGGGGAGGATGCTCTGTGGGCCTCCCCAGCAAGCCCAGAGAGGCTGGTGGGCCTGAGCAAGAGCTAGTAGGGTTCAATACCCCAAGGGAGGGATGTGTGGGGGTTGTTGGCCGAATTGCAGCCCCACAGATGGTTGGGccagggaagtgctggggcCAGAAATCCCCTTATGCCCAGGGGCCAGCCCACCCCCAGCACACTGCTTGTGGCAGAGAGACTGCCTGAAGTCCCGTTGCAAACACCAGAGTCAGCAGATCCTCAGATACAGAAATGCCTTTATTTCTCCAGTAGCTGGAAGTGAAACCGTGAGGACAGAGGCTTTTTCTCACTGCTTCTTTACTTGTTTTGCATCAGTGCACAAACACCGCTACCCTATGCCATGTAGCATGGCTGCTGTTCCCTGGCTGTCTAGCACAGCACACCcacacatccctgctgctgtgccatgtGCAGCCTCCCCCAAATTAACAGCAGATCGCATGAAACAGCGATTTTTGGCTCCTGGGCTGTGAAGCACCGTGTGCCCCCCAGCAACCTGCCCCTCACCCAGGCGAGAGCAGAGCCCGTGGCGGGGACGCCAAGGGGGAAAACGCGGCATGTGGGACCCCCCAACTCCACCGCTGGAGCCTGCCGGGGTGGATACCAGCCGCGCCTCAGAGGGGCCCCTGGATCCAGCGGCCTTGGGGGTACCCTGGGGATCCCCACCCTGAGGGCTGCAGTCCCATCTGTCCGCTCTCACTCTGACTGCCCTGGTCCCCCTCGGAGGACTGGCTGCTGTCGGCGCTCCCGGGGCCGGGGTAGGGGCCGTGggggccgccgcccgccccgccgagGCTGTAAAAGGCCCGCTCGCGGACGTGGAGCTCGTCAGCGCGTTTCACCTGGTCCAGCTGCCTGCTGCGGCCCAGCGTCGCGAGCGTGCCCGGCgccccagcccccagcctcCTGCCGTGGTGCCCGGGAATGCGGCCGTCCCCGGCCCCTGGCACTGCTCCCCCGCTCTCGCCGCctcggccccgctcccggcccctGCCTGCTACCGTGCTGTCCATGTCGTGCCCTGCCTGTGGAGTGGGGCTAGCCCCTGCTTTGATGGCCTGCGACCTGCCCCCAGCATTGCCATCATAGCCGCCAACACTGGTCTGGGCTCCGCTCGACGCCCAGCTGCTGGGTTTCCCACCTGGGGATGGTGCTTTGTCCGTCCTGGGTGTCttgtccagccctgctccccctggACGGACCCTCACCCCTGCCCCGGGCCGTCCCTTCACACGGGGGGATTGGGAGGTGGCTGTCCCCACTTCCccgctccctcccctgcccagcacagtgCTCATGCCTGCCTTGCGGCTGCTGGCTGTCACCGACGGGGTGGTGCGGTCTGCCTCGGTAGCGGCCAGGAGGATGCTGGCCCCTTCGGCTGGGACAGTGACAGCGGCCTCCGTGTTACCCCACTGGCGGGGGGTCGTGGTAGCCACATGTCCTGGCTTCCCCTTGAACCTctgcccctctcctcccacctcATCATCGTCTTTCCTACGGATGCTGGACACTGTGGGGCTGGTAATGTCACCACTAGTGACTCTCCAGGGGACAGGGGTTACCAGTCCTCCATCAACACCCATGGTGGTGGCACCTTTCTCATCCTCTCCAGTAGGATGGccatccctggggctgctggtgacACTGTCCCCACGGGTTGGGGCGGCTGTGGTGGCCGGTCGTTCGGgctggctgtgagcagggaTGCTGTCATCGTCACCACCACTGGGTGTCCCAGTGAcgcccagcctgggcagggggctgcTGGTTCCCTCAGACGGGATGCCGTCATCCTCGTTACCCACTGTGGCACCGGCCAGGGTAGTTTCCTGCTCCCCCACGTGGATTTTGGCCCTCCCAATGAAGATGTTGACTTCGTCATTTTTGTCCGGAGAGACCTGGGTGAAGCTGGTTGCCCCGTCTGTGCTGCCCAGGCTCCCACGGGTGATGGTGACACTGCCCGAGTCAGGGATGTAAGCATATTCATCCACACCAGCGGTATCCACTTGGACATCCTCAGTCTTCTCAGTGACAGAGAACAAAGCGATGCCTCCTGTCCCTGTACCTCGCCTGACACCCTCCTGCCCTTGGCCAGAAACAGTGGCCTCCCCGCTGCCCTCATCCCCTGCCACTCTGGTGGTAGGGGCCCTCCCCCTCCCGGTAGTCATGGCGCCCTCCGCTGGAACCACTCTGGGGTCACCATCATCCTTGTCCTCACTCTTGACACTGGACCTGTTCCCCACCACAGCCTGACTGGGGCGTTCACCCTGAGGAAGAATGGGAACACCGCCATCAACTTCCACCACCAAATCCAGATCGCCACTGCCCTCTGAGCTGGACAGGGTGGGACCTGtgccaccaccactgccacGTGCTCGCGTGCCAGTGCCAGGATGAGGACTGGGACCATCCCTGCCAATGCCCGGGGTGCTGCGGTTTTCAGCCTTGAGGACAATCCCATACTCAATtacttcagtgctgctgttgtcACTGTGTTCTGGGGCTGTCCTGGCCTCTGGTGGCTCCCGCCTGGCATTGTCCTCATCCAACCGGCGGCTGGGGATGATACTCTGGTGGTCAGCCTCTTCTTTCTGTGCAGTACACACAATGGAGAGGTCAGGGACAGCCCTGGTGATGGAtggctgctgggagcactgcagccaggccagggtCCCACAGTGTCCCCTGGCCACATCCTCACCTTTATCTGTGTCTGGTTCCTCCGTGTTGAGAATGAGTAGACGTATTTGAAAATGTAGAAGCCATGCTTGGCGTTGCAGCCTTTCAGAAGTATCtggtggggaagaaaaaaacgAAAGCCACAATTTTCTTATGAAATGCATTGGCAAGAGTTCCTCTGTCTGTGCCTGGCACTGCAGTAGGGTCCCACTGGTACCCACTGAGGCCCCAGGATGTGGCAGAGGGATACCTACCCGGTGCTGTCCCACACAGTTCCCAGAAGCTCCCCCAGGAAGCGGTGGTGGCACCTGTGGGCAGCAAAACACATGCAAGAGCTGAGGCATCAAACACTGCCCCAGAATCCAGGCAGCTGCCAGTGTCCACTGCTGGCCACCCAGTGGTCAGGGAAGGGTGGGAAAACTGCACTGATAAGCCAATACATTTGCAGGCACTACCTGGGGTGCTGACTTAAAGATAGCCATAGTAGGAAAGGTCAAAACCCCATTTCCAGGGTCTGAAAAGTATTGTGAATTTTGCTGCAGCATGATTGTATTGCATGCTAGTTTTCATAGGGTATTTTTGGTCTGCAAATAACCTTTTCCTGGAGTCTGCTGCAGAGTATTTTACTGCAGAGCATTTTTAATACACAGCACCATTGCTCACACCAGAATGCTTCAACTAACTGCTTGGATCTGCCTGTGATGGGAATCCAGAGCTGGTTAACTGGTGGTGTTTCCCAGTATTTAGTGGGCAACTGAGCAGCAACAtctgtgcctgcacagccaGGTTTCTGTACATGCTTGCAGGCTTCCAGCTCT is from Corvus moneduloides isolate bCorMon1 chromosome 5, bCorMon1.pri, whole genome shotgun sequence and encodes:
- the MEPE gene encoding matrix extracellular phosphoglycoprotein, which translates into the protein MQISLVCLCLCLLSTALATPVPPPLPGGASGNCVGQHRILLKGCNAKHGFYIFKYVYSFSTRRNQTQIKKEEADHQSIIPSRRLDEDNARREPPEARTAPEHSDNSSTEVIEYGIVLKAENRSTPGIGRDGPSPHPGTGTRARGSGGGTGPTLSSSEGSGDLDLVVEVDGGVPILPQGERPSQAVVGNRSSVKSEDKDDGDPRVVPAEGAMTTGRGRAPTTRVAGDEGSGEATVSGQGQEGVRRGTGTGGIALFSVTEKTEDVQVDTAGVDEYAYIPDSGSVTITRGSLGSTDGATSFTQVSPDKNDEVNIFIGRAKIHVGEQETTLAGATVGNEDDGIPSEGTSSPLPRLGVTGTPSGGDDDSIPAHSQPERPATTAAPTRGDSVTSSPRDGHPTGEDEKGATTMGVDGGLVTPVPWRVTSGDITSPTVSSIRRKDDDEVGGEGQRFKGKPGHVATTTPRQWGNTEAAVTVPAEGASILLAATEADRTTPSVTASSRKAGMSTVLGRGGSGEVGTATSQSPRVKGRPGAGVRVRPGGAGLDKTPRTDKAPSPGGKPSSWASSGAQTSVGGYDGNAGGRSQAIKAGASPTPQAGHDMDSTVAGRGRERGRGGESGGAVPGAGDGRIPGHHGRRLGAGAPGTLATLGRSRQLDQVKRADELHVRERAFYSLGGAGGGPHGPYPGPGSADSSQSSEGDQGSQSESGQMGLQPSGWGSPGYPQGRWIQGPL